A stretch of the Alkalibaculum bacchi genome encodes the following:
- the dnaN gene encoding DNA polymerase III subunit beta — translation MNFITSKDSLHHAVNIVQKAVSNKTTMPILEGILFRIVDNTIYLMGTDLEIGIKTVLPGQIISSGSVVISAKLISEIVRKLPDDDVIIELKENHVLNIKCSNSEFNIQGQSGDDFPQLPEVDSAQEISVPKELFKGMIRETIFSVAKNENIPILTGELLELQNGILKFVALDGYRLAVRQGFIDNPISLKEVVPERTLSELYRITSLSSEDNIYMSYSKNQILFRLGGTSIVSRLLEGEFINYNQIIPQNYTTKVKVDVRDLLASSERASLMVGSGESNLIKLNFSNDTLEIRSNSEIGTVCEQVEVEMEGDPLKIAFNSTYLIDVLKVISDEEVYLEFTTPVSPCVLRPITGDNYTYLILPVRYMEH, via the coding sequence ATGAATTTTATTACGAGTAAAGATTCACTACATCATGCTGTCAATATTGTTCAAAAAGCAGTATCGAATAAAACAACTATGCCTATTCTTGAAGGAATCTTGTTTCGAATTGTGGACAATACAATCTATTTAATGGGAACGGATTTAGAAATTGGTATTAAGACCGTATTACCTGGACAGATTATTAGCAGCGGTAGTGTAGTTATATCTGCAAAATTGATTTCAGAAATCGTAAGAAAATTACCTGATGACGACGTTATAATAGAGCTAAAAGAAAATCACGTTCTCAATATTAAGTGTTCGAACTCTGAATTTAATATACAAGGTCAAAGTGGAGATGATTTTCCTCAACTGCCTGAAGTAGACTCTGCACAAGAAATATCTGTTCCAAAAGAACTATTTAAGGGAATGATTCGAGAGACTATTTTCTCTGTAGCTAAAAATGAAAATATTCCTATATTGACAGGTGAACTTCTTGAGTTACAAAATGGAATACTAAAATTTGTAGCTTTAGATGGCTATCGTTTGGCAGTAAGGCAAGGTTTTATAGATAATCCCATTAGTTTAAAAGAGGTTGTGCCTGAGAGGACATTATCAGAACTTTATAGAATTACTTCTTTAAGCAGTGAGGATAATATATATATGTCGTATTCCAAAAACCAGATTCTCTTCAGATTAGGAGGGACTTCAATCGTATCAAGGCTGTTAGAGGGAGAATTTATAAACTACAATCAAATCATACCTCAAAACTATACGACCAAAGTTAAGGTAGATGTTCGAGACTTACTGGCTAGTTCGGAAAGAGCTTCTTTAATGGTCGGCAGTGGGGAAAGTAATCTGATTAAGTTGAATTTTTCTAATGATACTCTTGAAATTCGGTCTAATTCAGAAATAGGAACGGTATGTGAACAAGTAGAGGTAGAGATGGAAGGGGACCCCTTAAAAATTGCGTTTAATTCTACTTATCTCATAGATGTACTTAAAGTTATAAGTGATGAGGAAGTATATTTAGAATTTACTACACCTGTAAGCCCATGTGTATTGAGACCAATTACTGGAGATAACTATACGTATTTAATTTTACCTGTACGATATATGGAACATTAA
- a CDS encoding RNA-binding S4 domain-containing protein, which translates to MEIIEIKTEFIKLYQLLKFAGIVENGAVAKHIVLDGAVKVNDEVCIQRGKKIRPGDVVEIEGFESLKVIGEEH; encoded by the coding sequence ATGGAAATAATAGAGATAAAAACGGAATTCATTAAATTATATCAGCTTTTAAAGTTTGCAGGCATTGTAGAAAATGGAGCAGTTGCTAAACATATTGTTCTTGATGGAGCTGTTAAAGTAAATGATGAAGTGTGTATCCAGCGAGGAAAAAAGATTCGACCAGGCGATGTAGTAGAAATAGAGGGTTTTGAATCTTTAAAAGTCATTGGCGAAGAGCATTAA
- the recF gene encoding DNA replication/repair protein RecF (All proteins in this family for which functions are known are DNA-binding proteins that assist the filamentation of RecA onto DNA for the initiation of recombination or recombinational repair.), with the protein MYLSNIKLSNFRNYNALSTELSSNINIIIGDNAQGKTSLLEAVYVLARGKSYKNTMSEIISWNRESSLLEGTFHKQYYKDHVRISLNKPNKSAIYINDKKANKRSALWENIQVVLFSPEDLKMIKEGPDLRRKFIDSGLNNTKPSYGNVLRDYSRALYQRNNLLKSLRRSNYGKETLEVWDQQLVHLGQKIIISRINFLKKINSITKEIHYTLTNKQEELKLFYISNIIKNGEDIDHLEEVYEKKFRQNLERDIQKGYTSIGPHVDDIRVTINDFDAKTYGSQGQQRTAALSLKLSEIELIKSEIDENPIILLDDVMSELDVKRQEKIIKYFESSQVFITCTEMNFEDFLENFNKKIYTIERGQIVKET; encoded by the coding sequence ATGTATTTATCTAATATAAAGCTAAGTAATTTTAGAAACTATAATGCCTTAAGTACTGAATTAAGCTCGAATATTAATATTATAATAGGAGACAATGCTCAGGGAAAGACAAGTTTATTAGAAGCAGTATACGTCTTGGCTAGGGGCAAGTCGTATAAAAACACCATGAGTGAAATTATTTCATGGAATCGAGAATCCAGCCTTCTAGAAGGGACTTTTCATAAACAGTACTACAAAGATCATGTGCGGATTTCCTTGAATAAACCCAATAAGAGCGCTATTTATATCAATGATAAGAAGGCAAATAAAAGAAGTGCTCTCTGGGAAAATATTCAAGTTGTACTCTTTAGCCCAGAGGATTTAAAAATGATCAAAGAAGGTCCAGATCTAAGGCGAAAATTTATTGATAGTGGGTTAAACAATACAAAGCCAAGCTACGGAAATGTCCTTAGAGACTACTCAAGAGCCCTCTATCAGAGAAATAATTTACTAAAATCTCTACGCCGTAGCAATTACGGTAAAGAAACATTAGAAGTATGGGATCAACAGCTCGTTCATTTAGGACAGAAGATTATCATTTCTAGAATCAACTTTTTAAAAAAGATTAATTCTATCACAAAAGAAATACACTATACTTTAACAAATAAGCAAGAAGAACTAAAATTATTTTATATCTCCAATATTATTAAAAATGGTGAAGACATCGATCATCTAGAGGAAGTATATGAAAAGAAATTTCGCCAAAATTTAGAAAGAGACATACAAAAAGGATATACTAGTATAGGCCCTCATGTTGACGATATAAGAGTTACTATAAATGACTTCGATGCAAAGACTTATGGTTCACAGGGTCAGCAAAGGACAGCTGCCCTATCTTTAAAACTCTCCGAAATCGAATTAATAAAATCAGAAATCGACGAGAATCCCATTATTTTATTAGATGATGTTATGTCAGAGCTAGATGTAAAAAGACAAGAAAAAATTATTAAATACTTTGAGTCCTCTCAGGTATTCATCACGTGTACTGAGATGAATTTCGAAGATTTTCTGGAAAACTTTAATAAAAAAATATATACTATAGAACGTGGACAAATAGTAAAAGAGACATGA
- the gyrB gene encoding DNA topoisomerase (ATP-hydrolyzing) subunit B, with the protein MAQENYGAEQIQVLEGLEAVRKRPGMYIGSTGSKGLHHLVYEVVDNSIDEALAGYCDKITVTIHQDNSITVIDNGRGIPTGMHPKMKKSAVEVALTILHAGGKFGGGGYKVSGGLHGVGISVVNALSESLHVEIKQNGQVYRQTYERGVPTSELEAVATTNRTGTKITFRPDHKIFEELVYDYEILEHRLRELAFLNKGIKIKLEDEREEKQSNEYHYEGGLISFVEYLNRNKDPLHEKVINFEKKKDDILVDISMQYTEDYSENIYAYANNINTMEGGTHLNGFKSALTRCINNYARQYKYLKDSDKNLSGEDVREGLTAIISIKLTDPQFEGQTKTKLGNTEVKGIVEVVANDAIASFLEENPNESKVIIEKSLTAARARNAAKKARELTRRKSVLESTALPGKLADCREKDPALSEIYIVEGDSAGGSAKQGRDPKTQAILPLRGKILNVEKARLDRILNTDTIRSMITAFGTNIGPEFSIDSARYHKIIIMTDADVDGAHIRTLLLTFLYRYMRGLIDAGYIYIAQPPLYKVQKGKRIEYCYSDEELEKVMEEIGRDNNVSLQRYKGLGEMNPEQLWETTMDPSTRILLQVTIDDAIKADESFTILMGDKVQPRREFIEKNAKKVKNLDI; encoded by the coding sequence ATGGCACAAGAGAATTATGGTGCGGAGCAAATTCAAGTACTAGAAGGCTTAGAAGCTGTTAGAAAAAGACCGGGAATGTATATTGGTAGTACAGGTTCAAAAGGTCTGCATCATTTAGTATATGAAGTTGTAGATAATAGTATCGATGAAGCTTTAGCAGGCTATTGTGATAAAATTACAGTTACTATTCACCAAGATAATTCAATCACGGTTATAGATAATGGTAGGGGAATCCCTACAGGAATGCACCCAAAAATGAAAAAATCAGCAGTAGAGGTGGCTTTAACCATATTACATGCTGGTGGAAAGTTTGGTGGTGGAGGGTACAAGGTTTCAGGGGGGCTCCACGGCGTTGGTATCTCTGTTGTAAATGCATTATCCGAGTCTTTACATGTAGAAATAAAACAAAATGGACAGGTATATAGGCAAACTTATGAAAGAGGAGTACCTACATCTGAATTAGAAGCAGTAGCGACAACCAATCGTACAGGGACTAAAATAACCTTTAGACCAGATCACAAGATTTTCGAGGAATTGGTATACGATTATGAAATATTAGAGCATCGTTTAAGAGAATTGGCCTTTTTAAATAAGGGCATTAAAATAAAATTAGAAGATGAGCGGGAAGAAAAACAAAGCAATGAATACCACTATGAGGGTGGTCTTATTTCTTTTGTAGAATATTTAAATAGAAATAAAGATCCTTTACACGAAAAGGTCATTAACTTTGAAAAGAAAAAGGATGATATATTAGTAGATATCTCAATGCAGTATACAGAGGATTATAGTGAAAATATATATGCATATGCCAATAATATTAACACTATGGAGGGCGGAACTCATTTAAATGGCTTTAAGTCTGCTCTTACAAGGTGTATCAATAATTATGCAAGGCAGTATAAGTATTTAAAAGACAGCGATAAAAATTTAAGTGGTGAAGACGTTCGTGAAGGTTTAACAGCAATTATTAGTATAAAATTGACGGACCCTCAATTCGAAGGTCAAACGAAGACGAAATTAGGTAATACAGAAGTAAAAGGTATTGTAGAAGTTGTTGCAAATGATGCTATCGCATCATTTTTAGAGGAAAATCCTAATGAATCTAAGGTCATTATTGAAAAATCATTAACTGCAGCCAGAGCTCGAAATGCTGCAAAAAAGGCTAGAGAATTGACTAGGAGAAAAAGTGTACTAGAGAGTACTGCATTACCTGGAAAATTAGCGGATTGTAGAGAAAAAGATCCTGCTCTATCTGAAATATACATTGTTGAGGGAGATTCAGCAGGTGGTTCTGCAAAGCAAGGTAGAGATCCAAAGACACAAGCTATTCTTCCACTAAGAGGAAAAATCTTAAATGTTGAAAAGGCTAGATTAGATCGAATATTGAATACGGATACCATTCGCTCTATGATTACAGCCTTTGGAACGAATATAGGACCAGAATTTTCGATTGATAGTGCCAGGTATCATAAAATTATTATAATGACAGATGCGGATGTTGATGGCGCTCATATTCGAACTCTTTTGCTTACTTTCTTATACAGATATATGAGAGGGTTAATCGATGCTGGCTACATTTATATTGCTCAGCCACCTCTCTATAAAGTACAAAAGGGTAAGAGAATAGAGTATTGTTATAGTGATGAAGAGCTAGAAAAGGTTATGGAAGAAATCGGAAGAGATAATAATGTTTCTCTCCAGAGATATAAGGGTCTAGGAGAGATGAATCCAGAACAACTTTGGGAAACGACCATGGATCCCTCTACGAGAATTTTATTACAAGTTACAATAGATGATGCCATAAAGGCAGATGAATCTTTTACCATTTTGATGGGAGATAAAGTTCAGCCAAGGCGTGAATTCATTGAAAAAAATGCGAAAAAAGTTAAGAACTTGGACATATAG
- the gyrA gene encoding DNA gyrase subunit A, with the protein MEKHDKVLPIDIEHEMKKSYIDYAMSVIVGRALPDVRDGLKPVHRRIIYAMSELGLSPEKSYRKCARIVGDVLGKYHPHGDSSVYDALVRMAQDFNYRYLLVNGHGNFGSIDGDSAAAMRYTEAKMAKITVELLRDINKNTVDWMPNFDETQKEPMVLPARYPNLLVNGSSGIAVGMATNIPPHNLNEVINATIHLIDHPDSSIQDLIQYVKGPDFPTGGIILGREGMKSAYTTGRGRIKIRAKTQIEDITNTRQRIVITEIPYMVNKSRLVEKIADLVKEKRVEGISDLRDETDRNGIRIVIDLKRDFNAEIILNQLYKHTQLQDTFGVIMLALVDNQPKVLNLKEMLGYYIDHQKEVIVRRTQFDLQKAEDRAHILEGLRIALDNIDRVITIIRSSKNGEVAKDGLMAEFALSEKQAQAILDMRLQRLTGLEREKIDLEYSELMEKIAEYKRILSDDKFIFEVIKEELLQVKEKYGDERRTAFEEDYEDISIEDLIDEEDVVITMTHVGYIKRISASTYTAQKRGGKGITALSTRDNDFVNYLFTTTTHHYILFFTNKGKVYRLKAYEIPEASRQARGTAIVNILQLEQDEEVTTVIPIKEFVDDFYLLMSTKNGIIKRTDLSQYDSSRKNGLIAITLNEGDELISVELTDGNQEVIMGTKNGYAIRFSENEIRVVGRTAIGVKGISLREDDEVIGVGILDQDKYILCVTENGYGKLTDDSAYRAQNRAGKGIQTYKITNKTGSLVGIIICDKEDEIMMINNQGIIIRIKTSDISVMGRSTQGVRLMKLEKNEKIISVTKVISEDEDEDIDIDSEE; encoded by the coding sequence ATGGAAAAACACGATAAAGTATTGCCAATAGATATCGAACATGAGATGAAAAAGTCTTATATTGATTATGCTATGAGCGTAATTGTAGGAAGAGCACTTCCAGATGTTCGAGATGGTTTAAAGCCAGTTCACAGAAGAATTATTTATGCTATGAGCGAACTGGGTTTATCCCCTGAAAAATCATATAGAAAGTGTGCCAGAATTGTCGGGGACGTACTAGGTAAGTATCACCCTCATGGGGATAGTTCAGTCTACGATGCTTTAGTTCGAATGGCTCAGGATTTTAATTACAGGTATTTATTAGTAAATGGACACGGTAATTTTGGTTCTATAGATGGAGATAGCGCTGCTGCCATGAGATATACAGAGGCTAAAATGGCTAAAATCACTGTGGAGCTTCTTCGTGATATTAATAAAAATACTGTAGATTGGATGCCTAACTTTGATGAGACTCAAAAGGAGCCAATGGTTTTACCTGCTAGATATCCAAATTTATTAGTAAATGGATCTTCAGGAATTGCAGTAGGTATGGCCACAAATATCCCGCCTCATAACTTGAATGAAGTCATCAATGCTACAATACATCTTATAGATCATCCTGATAGCAGTATTCAAGACTTAATTCAATATGTAAAGGGCCCAGATTTTCCTACTGGTGGTATTATTCTAGGAAGAGAAGGTATGAAAAGCGCCTATACTACAGGTAGAGGCAGGATAAAAATAAGAGCTAAGACTCAAATAGAAGATATTACAAACACAAGACAACGAATTGTCATTACAGAGATTCCTTATATGGTAAATAAATCTCGATTAGTTGAAAAAATAGCTGATTTAGTAAAAGAAAAACGAGTAGAAGGAATTTCAGATCTTCGTGATGAGACAGATCGAAATGGTATTCGAATTGTTATAGATTTAAAAAGAGATTTTAATGCGGAAATAATCCTAAATCAATTATATAAACATACTCAATTACAAGATACATTTGGTGTAATTATGTTGGCTTTAGTAGATAATCAACCAAAAGTTCTAAACCTAAAGGAAATGTTAGGATATTATATAGACCATCAAAAAGAGGTTATTGTTCGAAGGACTCAATTTGATTTGCAAAAGGCAGAAGATCGAGCTCATATACTAGAGGGCTTAAGAATTGCCTTAGATAATATTGACCGCGTCATTACAATCATTCGATCATCTAAAAACGGTGAAGTTGCCAAAGATGGTTTAATGGCTGAATTTGCGCTATCTGAAAAACAAGCCCAAGCAATACTAGATATGCGTCTTCAAAGGCTTACTGGTTTAGAGAGAGAAAAAATTGATCTTGAATACAGTGAGTTGATGGAAAAAATAGCAGAATACAAGAGGATTTTATCAGATGATAAATTCATTTTTGAAGTCATAAAAGAAGAGCTTCTTCAAGTAAAAGAAAAATATGGCGATGAAAGAAGAACTGCTTTTGAAGAGGATTATGAAGATATATCCATAGAAGACTTAATTGATGAAGAAGACGTAGTAATTACTATGACTCATGTTGGGTATATTAAGCGAATATCAGCAAGTACCTATACTGCCCAAAAACGAGGCGGAAAAGGTATAACCGCCTTAAGTACAAGAGATAATGACTTTGTAAATTATCTATTTACGACTACCACCCATCATTATATTTTATTCTTTACCAATAAAGGTAAAGTATATCGCTTAAAGGCATATGAAATTCCAGAAGCTTCTAGACAAGCAAGAGGAACAGCCATAGTGAATATACTTCAATTAGAGCAAGATGAAGAGGTAACAACAGTAATACCAATTAAGGAATTTGTCGATGATTTCTATTTGCTTATGAGCACAAAAAATGGAATCATAAAAAGAACAGATCTTTCTCAGTATGATTCCTCTAGGAAAAATGGGCTTATTGCTATTACCTTAAATGAAGGCGATGAACTGATTTCAGTGGAATTAACGGATGGAAATCAAGAAGTGATTATGGGGACAAAGAATGGATATGCTATTCGATTCTCAGAGAATGAAATAAGAGTTGTGGGTAGAACTGCTATAGGAGTAAAAGGAATTTCGCTTCGCGAAGATGATGAAGTTATTGGTGTAGGTATCCTTGATCAAGATAAATATATCTTATGCGTCACTGAAAATGGTTATGGCAAGCTTACTGATGATTCTGCATATCGTGCTCAAAATAGAGCTGGAAAAGGCATACAAACCTATAAAATAACAAACAAAACTGGAAGTCTAGTTGGAATCATCATATGTGACAAAGAAGACGAAATAATGATGATTAATAATCAAGGAATCATCATTCGCATAAAGACATCAGATATATCTGTGATGGGTCGAAGTACTCAAGGCGTACGTTTAATGAAATTAGAAAAAAATGAAAAGATCATAAGTGTAACGAAAGTGATAAGCGAAGATGAAGACGAAGATATAGACATAGATTCAGAAGAATAA
- a CDS encoding cupin domain-containing protein → MINTRNRKWCDILGKSSNLLKFKHFAWSGVEKEDFKPSIEGERNQNETTVQHIIENGFGTCFHLNYYECSFDGFTPLEKLQEVHAVIVARGEGKIIVDDDIYIVKPMDIVIIPKGASHQFISTDDEPFGFFCIINKVVS, encoded by the coding sequence ATGATAAATACTAGAAATAGAAAGTGGTGTGATATATTGGGTAAAAGTAGTAATCTATTAAAATTTAAACATTTTGCCTGGTCAGGAGTTGAAAAAGAGGATTTTAAGCCTTCTATTGAGGGAGAAAGAAATCAAAATGAAACCACTGTGCAACATATCATTGAAAACGGCTTTGGCACATGCTTTCATTTGAATTATTATGAATGTAGCTTCGATGGCTTTACTCCCCTTGAAAAATTACAAGAAGTCCACGCAGTTATTGTGGCTAGAGGAGAAGGGAAAATAATAGTAGATGATGATATTTATATTGTTAAGCCTATGGATATTGTCATCATCCCAAAAGGAGCCTCACATCAATTTATTAGTACAGATGATGAACCCTTTGGTTTTTTTTGTATAATAAATAAGGTGGTAAGCTGA
- the rpe gene encoding ribulose-phosphate 3-epimerase, producing the protein MAVKIAPSILGADFGNLENQIKKVEECNVDLLHIDVMDGNFVPNIAFGPDQVKMLRDKTNLPFDVHMMVQDPDRLIGRFAEAGADIITVHQEATTHLHRSLNLIKSYGVKSGVVLCPATSLSTLKYVLDEVDMILLMTVNPGYGGQSFIENSLDKIRALKEMIKGYPIDIQIDGGVNLETAPKIVEAGADVLVAGSFTFKGDIQKNIDDLRRVVL; encoded by the coding sequence ATGGCAGTTAAAATAGCTCCTTCTATATTAGGAGCAGATTTTGGAAATCTTGAAAATCAAATTAAAAAAGTGGAAGAATGTAATGTAGATTTATTACATATTGATGTAATGGATGGGAATTTCGTGCCTAATATTGCATTTGGACCTGATCAGGTTAAAATGTTAAGAGATAAAACGAATTTACCTTTTGATGTCCATATGATGGTGCAAGATCCTGATCGCTTGATCGGCCGTTTTGCAGAAGCTGGAGCTGATATTATAACAGTACACCAAGAAGCTACTACTCATCTTCATAGGAGTCTAAACTTAATCAAGTCTTATGGTGTTAAATCAGGAGTTGTTCTATGCCCAGCTACTTCTTTAAGTACACTAAAATATGTTTTAGATGAAGTAGATATGATCTTACTTATGACAGTAAATCCAGGTTATGGAGGACAAAGTTTTATCGAAAATTCTCTAGATAAAATAAGAGCTCTAAAAGAGATGATAAAAGGTTACCCTATTGATATACAAATAGATGGTGGTGTCAATTTAGAAACAGCGCCTAAAATTGTAGAAGCTGGAGCAGATGTATTAGTAGCAGGTTCCTTTACATTTAAAGGGGATATACAAAAAAATATCGATGACTTGCGAAGAGTTGTTCTTTAA
- the rd gene encoding rubredoxin gives MKKYECTLCGYIYDPAEGDPDSGIAPGTAFEDIPDDWVCPLCGAGKEDFTVVE, from the coding sequence ATGAAAAAGTATGAATGTACACTATGCGGTTATATTTATGATCCAGCTGAGGGAGATCCAGATAGCGGTATTGCACCAGGTACTGCATTTGAAGATATTCCAGACGATTGGGTATGTCCATTATGTGGAGCAGGAAAAGAAGACTTTACAGTAGTTGAATAA
- the trxA gene encoding thioredoxin — MANANIIILDENNFENEVLQSKLPILVDFWAEWCGPCQTLLPIFDELADENKDKIKIAKLNVDENRSLAMKYRVMSIPTVLIFKDGEEIRREVGAKTKSDYESILNAL, encoded by the coding sequence ATGGCAAATGCCAATATTATAATTCTTGATGAAAATAATTTTGAAAATGAAGTGCTTCAGTCCAAACTTCCTATTTTAGTAGACTTCTGGGCAGAATGGTGTGGACCTTGTCAAACTTTATTACCTATATTTGACGAATTAGCAGATGAAAATAAAGATAAGATAAAAATTGCTAAACTAAATGTAGATGAAAATAGAAGCTTAGCGATGAAATACCGTGTTATGAGTATCCCAACGGTATTGATTTTTAAAGATGGTGAAGAAATCAGAAGAGAAGTAGGAGCTAAAACAAAATCTGATTATGAAAGTATTCTAAATGCTCTTTAA